In Scatophagus argus isolate fScaArg1 chromosome 3, fScaArg1.pri, whole genome shotgun sequence, one genomic interval encodes:
- the LOC124056671 gene encoding limbin-like isoform X2, which translates to MLLVHFIATRVTIWSFILNIHVSCLLPPPLYLRWCHNVTRHETRHAGVLESSSGHKPCCDGASQDASCRATLTRLSSSDKQERLSGTHVKHHDSSGKFAELTLRRTDGTMEINGAMVLSADGPLCSSAATGPWGHSIYAPFAYVSNILLARRRRSTLTRYNPGPILPQFQTVAHPSAFGVKFHKCAQVKIDTDPPQLTFFLLIHNMGPVGGSATNLSQVAIRDSISGIVPLKTEGRVVERGYQAFAIDSLSAGSQVVVNYTAHIRSHKSEVLDLPAFLTFSNASQNDVSMFGPLTANLTLRVNSTDRIYPNHGVHFAGFVVGFFVTLVLLSLGFLAMNLIGPRTRLNLLQQRRKRGDSDPEYAECNMNETVKEEATFEDKMVDIMVLEDPQNMYQALENLEMSTLLRATNNVEATRIQIYKDVMSSLLGGLRSQGQASAQVQQRLLSVLHGQLLGMEGRLKEERGTRMAALAGQCNLETREEMEAEHRREAAEKAQAELLCQHADQQELLRCSVLLEKLHKLRQSQLQRILLVRHEEASAKVQRQIIEWRRVELHKIFSEEMEEAIRMGELEKSTAKSLQHDYFACQLEEMLDLVLANQRFVLAERHAQRKFLVHSLHSLNSLISDTFTSTSSNLDSWFTHIRRGSIVPEEQIDQLQEKAQKELVMVRQRLDEALSQERRAMRCDLIKKRRELISDMLRIHKQRQKDLSGLSKGLEGRIDVAQHLHCWQNLLTAHSLELAELINNLDEEAAADIRKVTMRVIQGAITELKAIQPSATQALLTLLPPGAQRSLLQVEPEAGAGQAQGQGVSALLQGQEKLHQEGKAALRTLSCTREALRKAMERELQDQRELREHCRAFFSCLCSSQLTLCEDDRLRMKLEFQKCLSVMDHCLVLPHAVSRTKLHTALAAWRKDSEQQMMNMQSKGKTSETRQMAETSDLLLFQKSLEDRIQLFEKEKEMESGVMNKVMEEMQRQREDDLHSQADSLAMQMATIHYQKDERRTKVSETSRAMLTLQSLLIQQLRERKSLERQDMAQSIQNHCLGLEEAEQQLQKERTEMGGLRVYQSRVESNAGQNCDEGEEENEEERLFQVRQDCRMTSILQEALYKREEVDTLLAERLQEMTANNQALEDLKEQMGLKRLYANCDQDLEFASRLVKQSQLSTDVLLEALRLLLPTLPEIDLLSITDALCPKQHPVSSSVEQEHSGCVEEVNRHFSVKLREDVVRRNMLNMPSCTVERERLQAKRQSLMEKLLPRSCLPVPRDVAPALVEEKRNEDSLTVCKSGTVTQQNSDAAEQRAVDTVNETLYSAAEEYTTPASASAALGAPDTGERLFVFRDPPESLDPVGAPKRKRKKNFLNLKKGSVAPTNLP; encoded by the exons ATGCTTCTGGTACACTTTATCGCGACGAGGGTCACGATTTGGTCATTTATCTTGAAtatccatgtgtcatgtttgttGCCGCCTCCTTTATATCTCCGTTGGTGTCACAATGTAACCCGGCATGAGACTCGGCATGCCGGTGTTTTGGAGTCTAGTTCTGGACATAAGCCTTGTTGTGACGGCGCTTCTCAGGATGCATCATGCCGCGCAACACTAACACGCCTTTCTTCCTCGGATAAACAAGAG AGGCTCTCCGGTACCCATGTAAAACACCATGACTCCAGTGGGAAATTTGCAGAGTTGACATTGCGCCGGACGgatg GTACCATGGAAATCAATGGGGCCATGGTGTTGTCTGCAGACGGTCCACTCTGTTCTTCAGCTGCCACTGGTCCATGGGGACACTCCATTTATGCTCCATTTGCCTATGTGTCAAACATTTTGCTTGCCCGGCGACGCAGAAGCACACTCACCAGATATAACCCAGGCCCTATCCTGCCTCAG TTTCAGACTGTGGCACATCCATCTGCATTTGGGGTCAAATTTCACAAGTGTGCACAG GTGAAGATTGACACTGATCCTCCTCAGCTGACGTTCTTCCTGCTGATTCACAACATGGGCCCAGTGGGTGGCAGTGCCACCAACCTGTCTCAGGTCGCTATCCGGGATTCCATTTCTGGAATAGTACCTCTAAAAACTGAAGGCAGGGTGGTGGAGAGAGGTTACCAGGCGTTTGCCATTGATTCATTATCTG CTGGATCCCAGGTTGTGGTCAATTATACTGCTCACATAAGGAGTCATAAGAGTGAAGTCCTGGACCTTCCAGCTTTTCTCACCTTCTCTAATGCATCACAG AATGATGTCAGCATGTTTGGTCCACTGACAGCTAATCTAACCTTGAGGGTGAATTCCACTGACAGG ATTTATCCTAACCATGGGGTCCATTTTGCTGGATTTGTTGTGGGATTCTTTGTCACATTGGTGTTGCTGTCACTGGGGTTTCTGGCCATGAACCTGATTGGTCCCAGAACCAGGCTGAACCTTCTTCAGCAAAGG agaaagagaggtgatTCAGATCCAGAGTATGCAGAGTGCAACATGAATGAGACTGTCAAAGAAGAGGCAACATTTGAAGACAAGATGGTGGACATCATGGTGTTGGAGGATCCCCAGAACATGTATCAGGCTTTGGAAAA CCTTGAAATGTCCACACTGCTGCGAGCCACAAATAACGTGGAGGCCACACGGATTCAGATCTACAAGGATGTGATGTCCTCCCTGCTGGGCGGCCTGCGGTCCCAAGGCCAGGCCAGCGCCCAGGTCCAGCAGAGGCTGCTCAGTGTGCTCCACGGACAGCTGCTTGGCATGGAGGGTCGGCTGAAGGAGGAGCGAGGGACCCGCATGGCTGCTCTTGCTGGCCAGTGTAACCTGGAGACTCGGGAAGAAATGGAAGCAGAGCACCGCAGAGAAGCTGCTGAGAAGGCCCAGGCTGAGCTGCTGTGTCAACATGCAGACCAACAG GAGCTCCTCCGCTGCAGCGTCCTCCTGGAGAAGCTCCACAAGCTGAGACAGAGTCAGCTCCAGCGCATCCTGTTGGTCCGACATGAAGAGGCCTCAGCGAAGGTCCAGAGGCAGATCATTGAGTGGCGTCGGGTGGAACTGCACAAAATTTTCTCTGAAGAAATGGAGGAGGCCATCAGGATGGGCGAATTGGAAAAGAGCACAGCCAAAAGTCTTCAACACGATTACTTTGCCTGTCAA CTAGAGGAGATGCTGGATTTGGTCCTTGCCAATCAGCGCTTTGTGCTAGCTGAACGCCATGCACAGAGGAAGTTCTTGGTTCACAGCCTTCACAGCCTCAACAGCTTGATTTCTGACACCTTCACCAGCACCTCCAGCAATCTGGACAGCTGGTTCACTCACATCAGGAG AGGGAGCATTGTGCCTGAGGAGCAGATAGACCAGCTACAGGAGAAAGCCCAGAAAGAGCTGGTGATGGTGAGGCAGAGACTGGACGAGGCACTGAGCCAAGAAAGGAGAGCCATGCGCTGTGACCTGATTAAGAAGAGGCGGGAACTCATCTCTGACATG CTGCGGAtccacaaacagagacagaaggatctGTCAGGATTGTCCAAGGGTCTGGAGGGAAGAATAGATGTCGCTCAGCACCTGCACTGTTGGCAGAACCTACTGACAGCTCACAGTTTGGAGTTAGCCGAGCTCATCAACAACCTCGATGAGGAGGCTGCAGCCGACATCCGCAAG GTGACTATGCGTGTGATCCAGGGTGCCATAACAGAACTCAAAGCCATCCAGCCCTCTGCAACCCAGGCCCTATTAACACTCTTGCCTCCAGGGGCCCAACGCTCATTGCTGCAGGTAGAACCAGAGGCAGGAGCAGGACAAGCCCAGGGACAAGGAGTGAGTGCTCTCCTGCAGGGTCAGGAAAAGTTGCACCAGGAAGGCAAGGCAGCCTTGCGCACCCTCAGCTGCACTAGGGAGGCTCTGCGGAAAGCCATGGAGAGGGAGCTACAGGATCAAAGGGAGCTCAGGGAACACTGCAGAGCTTTCTTCAG TTGTTTGTGTTCGTCGCAGTTGACTCTGTGTGAAGACGACCGGCTCAGGATGAAATTAGAATTTCAGAAGTGTCTCTCTGTGATGGACCATTGCCTGGTGCTGCCCCATGCTGTCTCCAGAACAAAACTCCACACAGCTCTGGCAGCTTGGAGAAAGGACAGCGAGCAACAGATG ATGAATATGCAATCCAAGGGGAAAACCAGTGAGACCAGACAGATGGCGGAGACATCTGACCTTCTGCTTTTCCAGAAAAGCCTTGAGGACAGAATTCAACTGTttgagaaggagaaggagatggagagcgGTGTCAtgaacaaa gtgatggaggagatgcAGAGGCAGCGAGAGGATGACCTGCATTCTCAGGCTGACAGTCTGGCAATGCAGATGGCCACCATCCACTACCagaaggatgagaggaggacCAAAGTTTCGGAGACCTCCAGAGCAATGCTCACTTTGCAAAGCCTGCTCATTCAGCAGctcagggagagaaagagccTGGAGAGACAAGACATGGCCCAGAGTATACAGAATCACTGCTTG GGCCTGGaggaagcagagcagcagcttcagaaggagaggacagagatgGGTGGCCTGCGAGTGTACCAGTCCAGAGTCGAGTCAAATGCCGGACAGAACTGCGacgagggagaggaggaaaacgaGGAGGAGCGGCTGTTTCAGGTGCGGCAGGATTGCAGGATGACGTCCATCCTCCAGGAGGCGCTCTACAAGCGTGAAGAGGTCGACACACTGTTGGCTGAGAG GTTGCAAGAAATGACTGCCAACAATCAAGCCTTGGAGgatttaaaagaacaaatggGGCTCAAGAGACTTTATGCAAACTGTGACCAG GATCTGGAGTTTGCGTCTCGGCTGGTGAAGCAGAGCCAGCTGTCGACCGACGTTCTCCTGGAGGCCCtgcgcctcctcctccccaccctGCCTGAAATTGATCTCCTTTCCATCACTGACGCCCTCTGCCCCAAGCAGCACCCAGTTTCATCCTCTGTGGAGCAGGAACACTCAGG GTGTGTCGAGGAGGTGAACAGACATTTCTCTGTCAAACTGAGAGAAGATGTGGTGCGCAGAAACATGCTAAATATGCCAAGCTGCACtgtggaaagagagag ACTCCAGGCAAAGAGGCAAAGTCTGATGGAAAAACTGCTCCCCAGATCCTGCCTCCCAGTTCCAAGAGATGTTGCACCAGCGCTGGTCGAAGAGAAGCGAAACGAGGACAGTTTGACTGTTTGTAAATCAGGCACAGTTACGCAGCAGAACAGTGACGCCGCAGAACAAAGGGCTGTGGACACAGTGAATGAAACGTTATACAGCGCGGCAGAGGAATACACAACGCCAGCCTCTGCCAGCGCTGCCCTGGGCGCCCCTGATACTGGAGAAAGGCTGTTTGTGTTCCGGGATCCACCTGAATCATTGGACCCCGTGGGCGCCCctaaaagaaaaaggaaaaagaactTTCTGAATCTGAAGAAAGGCTCAGTGGCTCCAACAAACCTACCTTGA